The Pan paniscus chromosome 1, NHGRI_mPanPan1-v2.0_pri, whole genome shotgun sequence genome has a segment encoding these proteins:
- the LOC134728917 gene encoding heterogeneous nuclear ribonucleoprotein C-like 1, with protein MASNVTNKMDPHSMNSRVFTGNLNTLVVKKSDVEAIFSKYGKIAGCSVHKGFAFVQYDKEKNARAAVAGEDGRMIADQVVDINLAAEPKVNRGNAGVKRSAAEMYGSSFDLDYGFQRHYYDGMYSFPARVPPPPPIALAVVPSKRQRVSGNTSRRGKSGFNSKSGKRGSSKSGKLKGDDLQAIKQELTQIKQKVDSLLENLEKIEKEQSKQEVEVKNAKSEEEQSSSSMKNNETHVKMESERGAEDSAVEGDPLDDDDNEDQGDNQLELINDDEKEAEEGEDNRDSTNGQDDS; from the coding sequence ATGGCCAGCAACGTTACCAACAAGATGGATCCTCACTCCATGAACTCCCGTGTGTTCACTGGGAATCTCAACACTCTTGTTGTCAAGAAATCGGATGTGGAGGCGATCTTTTCCAAGTATGGCAAAATTGCGGGCTGCTCTGTTCATAAGGGCTTTGCCTTCGTTCAATATGATAAGGAGAAAAATGCCCGGGCTGCTGTAGCAGGAGAGGATGGCAGAATGATTGCTGACCAGGTTGTAGATATTAACCTGGCTGCAGAGCCAAAAGTGAACCGAGGAAACGCAGGTGTGAAACGATCAGCAGCAGAGATGTACGGCTCCTCTTTTGACTTGGACTATGGCTTTCAACGGCATTATTATGATGGGATGTACAGTTTCCCAGCACGtgtacctcctcctcctcccattgCTCTGGCTGTAGTGCCCTCGAAACGTCAGCGCGTATCAGGAAACACCTCACGAAGGGGCAAAAGTGGCTTCAATTCTAAGAGTGGAAAGCGGGGATCTTCCAAGTCTGGAAAGCTGAAAGGAGATGACCTTCAGGCCATTAAGCAGGAGTTGACCCAGATAAAACAGAAAGTGGATTCTCTCCTGGAAAACctggaaaaaattgaaaaggaacagAGCAAACAAGAGGTAGAGGTGAAAAATGCTAAGTCAGAAGAGGAGCAGAGCAGTAGCTCCATGAAGAACAATGAGACTCATGTGAAGATGGAGTCTGAGAGGGGTGCAGAAGACTCTGCTGTGGAGGGGGACCCActggatgatgatgataatgaagatCAGGGGGACAACCAGCTGGAGTTGATCAACGATGATGaaaaagaggctgaggaaggagaggataaCAGAGACAGCACCAATGGCCAGGATGACTCTTAA
- the LOC134729804 gene encoding PRAME family member 10 produces the protein MSLQSPSRLLELAGQSLLRNQFLTIFTLDELPREVFPLMFMEAFSMRRFEALKLMVQAWPFLCLPLGSLMKTPHLETLQAVLRGLDTLVAQKVRPRRWKLQVLDLRDVDENFWTIWSGARVLSCSPEAMSKRQTVEDCPRMGERQPLKVFIDLCLKESTLDECLSYLCGWIHYRRGLVHLCCNKVQNYSMSTSSFCNLLERIYPDSIQELEVWKESSLNKTGKFAPYLSQMSNLRELFLAFGYERELYVSIQWPCIPDLDSPFLCLYYPQMLYIKKISNIKEHLEHLLRYLKNPLGAFIFSDAYLTDRDMECLSQYPSLSQLKELRLIHILMWTTNLEPLGVLLEKVAVTLKTLVLKDCRIQDPQLRVLLPALSHCSQLTTFNFHGNETSMNALKDLLRHTGGLSKLGLELYPAPLESLDYKGHVNWEILTPIRAELMRTLREFRQPKRIFFGPVPCPTCGSWPSEKVDFHLCS, from the exons ATGAGCCTCCAGTCCCCATCCAGACTGCTGGAGCTGGCAGGGCAGAGCCTGCTGAGGAACCAGTTCTTGACCATCTTCACCCTGGATGAGCTGCCCAGGGAGGTCTTCCCTCTGATGTTCATGGAGGCCTTCAGCATGAGACGTTTTGAGGCCCTGAAGctgatggtgcaggcctggcccttcctctgcctccctctgggaTCCCTGATGAAGACACCTCATCTGGAGACCTTGCAAGCTGTCCTGAGGGGACTTGATACACTGGTGGCCCAGAAGGTTCGCCCCAG GAGGTGGAAACTTCAAGTGCTGGATTTGCGGGATGTTGATGAGAATTTCTGGACCATATGGTCTGGAGCCAGGGTCCTCTCCTGCTCCCCAGAGGCCATGAGTAAGAGGCAGACAGTGGAGGACTGTCCAAGGATGGGAGAGCGCCAGCCCTTGAAGGTGTTCATAGACCTCTGCCTAAAGGAAAGTACACTGGATGAATGCCTGAGCTACCTTTGTGGGTGGATCCACTACAGAAGAGGCCTAGTGCACCTGTGCTGTAATAAGGTGCAGAATTACTCAATGTCCACTTCAAGTTTCTGCAATTTATTGGAAAGGATATACCCAGACAGTATCCAGGAGTTGGAAGTCTGGAAAGAGTCCTCTCTGAATAAAACAGGAAAGTTTGCCCCTTACCTGAGCCAGATGAGCAATCTTCGTGAACTCTTTTTAGCCTTCGGTTATGAGCGTGAGTTATACGTGAGCATCCAGTGGCCGTGCATTCCTGACTTGGACTCTCCATTCCTCTGCCTGTACTACCCCCAGAtgctttatataaaaaagatCAGTAATATCAAAGAGCACCTGGAGCACCTGCTCAG GTACCTCAAGAACCCCTTGGGGGCCTTTATATTCAGTGATGCTTACCTAACTGATCGGGACATGGAGTGTCTGTCTCAGTACCCAAGCCTCAGTCAGCTAAAGGAGCTGCGTCTGATTCATATCCTAATGTGGACCACCAATCTTGAGCCCCTTGGCGTTCTGCTGGAGAAAGTTGCTGTTACTCTCAAGACCCTCGTCTTAAAGGACTGTCGGATCCAGGACCCCCAACTCAGGGTCCTCCTGCCTGccctgagccactgttcccagctcaCCACCTTCAACTTTCATGGAAATGAGACCTCCATGAATGCTCTGAAAGACCTGCTGCGTCACACAGGTGGGCTGAGCAAGTTAGGCCTGGAGTTGTATCCTGCCCCTCTGGAGAGTCTTGACTACAAGGGTCATGTCAATTGGGAGATCCTCACCCCAATTCGGGCTGAGCTGATGCGTACACTCAGGGAATTCAGGCAGCCCAAGAGGATCTTCTTTGGTCCCGTCCCTTGCCCTACGTGTGGCTCATGGCCATCTGAGAAAGTAGACTTCCATCTTTGCTCCTAG